A single region of the Azospirillum brasilense genome encodes:
- a CDS encoding aspartate aminotransferase family protein, whose translation MTMINAYAPDSAGTLPERERALIARREKLLGPAYRLFYADPIHVVRGEGSSLYDAEGNRYLDAYNNVASVGHSRPEVVEAMARQAAVLNTHTRYLTDGILDFAEAFLAEFPAELSHLMLTCTGSEANDLALRVARVHTGGTGVVIAHNAYHGVTSALAEMSPSLGAAVKLGDHVRVVPAPDGYRMPETEVGAAFARSVEAAIADLREKGIAPAALLVDTIFSSSGVFTDPAGFLAPAVEVMRKAGGLFIADEVQPGFGRLGTHMWGFARHGLVPDIVTVGKPMGNGHPVAGAVFRPEVIEAFGKSQRYFNTFGGNPVSCAVALAVLRVIKADRLQENALTVGTEMIDGLRGLAAKHELIGDVRGSGLFIGVEMVRDRKLKTPASEETARVVNGMRRRRVLISATGQEGHILKIRPPLVFSSEDAKLFLATLDDVLTTL comes from the coding sequence ATGACCATGATCAACGCCTACGCGCCCGACTCCGCCGGGACCCTGCCGGAGCGCGAGCGCGCCCTGATCGCCCGCCGCGAGAAGCTGCTCGGCCCGGCCTACCGGCTGTTCTACGCCGACCCGATCCATGTCGTGCGCGGGGAGGGCTCATCCCTCTATGACGCCGAGGGCAACCGCTATCTGGACGCCTACAACAACGTCGCCTCGGTCGGGCATTCGCGGCCGGAGGTGGTGGAGGCGATGGCCCGGCAGGCGGCCGTGCTGAACACCCACACGCGCTACCTGACGGACGGCATCCTCGACTTCGCCGAAGCCTTCCTGGCGGAGTTCCCGGCGGAACTGTCGCACCTGATGCTGACCTGCACCGGCAGCGAGGCCAACGATCTGGCCCTGCGCGTCGCCCGCGTCCACACCGGCGGCACCGGCGTCGTCATCGCGCACAACGCCTACCACGGCGTGACCTCGGCGCTGGCCGAGATGTCGCCCTCGCTGGGGGCTGCCGTGAAGTTGGGCGACCATGTCCGCGTGGTGCCGGCGCCCGACGGTTACCGCATGCCGGAGACCGAGGTCGGCGCCGCCTTCGCGCGCTCCGTGGAGGCGGCCATTGCCGACCTGCGCGAGAAGGGGATCGCCCCGGCGGCGCTGCTGGTCGACACCATCTTCTCCAGCAGCGGCGTCTTCACCGATCCGGCCGGCTTCCTCGCCCCGGCGGTGGAGGTGATGCGCAAGGCCGGCGGCCTCTTCATCGCCGACGAGGTGCAGCCGGGCTTCGGCCGGCTCGGCACCCACATGTGGGGCTTCGCGCGCCACGGGCTGGTGCCCGACATCGTGACGGTCGGCAAGCCGATGGGCAACGGCCACCCGGTGGCGGGCGCGGTGTTCCGGCCGGAGGTGATCGAGGCGTTCGGCAAGAGCCAGCGCTATTTCAACACCTTCGGTGGCAACCCGGTGTCCTGCGCGGTGGCGCTCGCGGTGCTGCGCGTGATCAAGGCGGACCGCCTGCAGGAGAACGCCCTGACCGTCGGCACGGAAATGATCGACGGCCTGCGCGGGCTCGCCGCCAAGCACGAGCTGATCGGCGACGTGCGCGGCAGCGGTCTGTTCATCGGCGTCGAGATGGTGCGCGACCGCAAGCTGAAGACCCCGGCGTCGGAGGAAACGGCCCGCGTGGTGAACGGGATGCGCCGGCGCCGGGTGCTGATCAGCGCGACCGGACAGGAGGGGCACATCCTGAAGATCCGCCCGCCGCTGGTCTTCTCGTCCGAGGACGCGAAGCTGTTCCTCGCCACGCTCGACGACGTGCTGACGACGCTGTGA
- a CDS encoding glutathione S-transferase family protein, which yields MKLYHHPLSGHAHRARLFVSLLGLPHELVEVDLKAGAHKTPEFLALNPFGQVPVLEDDGVVVSDSNAILVYLAKKAGRSDWLPEDARNAAAVQRWLSVAAGEVAYGPAAARLVTVFGAGFNPDEVIGRAHTLLKRLDSHLSGRDWLVGVQPTIADVAIYSYVARAPEGNVDLSGYPAVNAFLRRVEGLPGFVPFAQTPAGLTAA from the coding sequence ATGAAGCTCTATCATCACCCGCTGTCGGGCCACGCGCACCGCGCCCGCCTGTTCGTGTCCCTGCTCGGACTGCCGCACGAGCTGGTCGAGGTCGACCTGAAGGCGGGTGCGCACAAGACGCCCGAATTCCTGGCGCTGAACCCGTTCGGTCAGGTGCCCGTGCTGGAGGACGACGGCGTGGTCGTTTCGGACTCGAACGCCATCCTGGTCTATCTGGCGAAGAAGGCCGGCCGCAGCGATTGGCTGCCCGAGGACGCCCGGAACGCGGCGGCCGTCCAGCGCTGGCTGTCGGTCGCGGCCGGCGAGGTCGCCTACGGCCCGGCGGCGGCGCGGCTGGTCACGGTGTTCGGCGCGGGCTTCAACCCCGACGAGGTCATCGGCCGCGCACACACCCTGCTGAAGCGGCTCGACAGCCACCTGTCCGGCCGCGACTGGCTGGTCGGCGTCCAGCCGACGATCGCCGATGTCGCCATCTACAGCTACGTCGCCCGCGCTCCGGAAGGCAACGTCGATCTGTCGGGCTATCCGGCCGTCAACGCCTTCCTCCGCCGGGTCGAGGGGCTGCCGGGCTTCGTCCCCTTCGCCCAGACGCCGGCCGGGCTCACCGCCGCGTGA
- a CDS encoding phosphotransferase produces the protein MTPAPTQGDVLTTAAPAISTEEAGAILQRWFGVTGTVRELSSERDRNFHIAAPDGQGYVLKFTNPAEPQPVTSFQTGAMQHVAVRDPALPVPRVVPTLDGEVQAIVRIDGSAMVLRLLTYLEGTPLHAAPPSPGLMRALGTTLARLDRALADYEHPGSERDLLWDISRTAGVADRLHYVTDDRRRRMVERFVARFTDEIAPRLPALRHQVIHNDLNPHNAVVDPVGHEAVTGIIDFGDALRAPLVNDLATALAYHVTSGETPFGSVVEMTRAYNAVLPLTADEVELLPDLVAGRLALTIGITSWRAAEYPANAAYILRNAERAFAGLDRLTGDEAATARRLLHLACQKV, from the coding sequence ATGACACCGGCCCCGACCCAGGGTGACGTTCTGACCACCGCCGCGCCGGCAATCTCCACGGAGGAGGCCGGCGCCATCCTGCAGCGCTGGTTCGGCGTGACCGGCACCGTCCGCGAGCTGAGCAGCGAGCGCGACCGAAATTTCCACATCGCTGCCCCGGATGGGCAGGGCTATGTGCTGAAGTTCACCAACCCGGCGGAGCCTCAACCCGTCACAAGCTTCCAGACCGGGGCCATGCAGCATGTGGCCGTCCGCGACCCCGCCCTGCCGGTGCCGCGGGTCGTGCCGACGCTGGACGGGGAGGTCCAGGCGATCGTCCGGATCGACGGCAGCGCCATGGTCCTTCGGCTGCTGACCTATCTCGAAGGAACGCCGCTCCACGCCGCGCCGCCCTCGCCGGGGCTGATGCGGGCGTTGGGAACGACTCTGGCCCGGCTGGACCGGGCGCTGGCCGACTACGAGCATCCCGGCTCGGAGCGCGACCTGCTGTGGGACATCAGCCGCACCGCCGGCGTCGCCGACCGGCTGCACTATGTGACCGACGACCGGCGGCGCCGGATGGTCGAGCGCTTCGTCGCCCGCTTCACCGACGAGATCGCCCCCCGGCTGCCCGCCCTGCGCCATCAGGTGATCCACAACGACCTGAACCCCCACAACGCGGTGGTCGATCCGGTCGGGCATGAGGCGGTCACCGGGATCATCGATTTCGGCGACGCGCTGCGGGCACCGCTGGTCAACGATCTGGCGACGGCGCTCGCCTACCACGTCACCAGCGGCGAGACGCCCTTCGGCTCGGTGGTCGAGATGACCCGCGCCTACAACGCCGTGCTGCCGCTGACGGCGGACGAGGTGGAGTTGCTGCCCGATCTGGTGGCGGGCCGCCTCGCCCTGACCATCGGCATCACAAGCTGGCGGGCGGCCGAATACCCCGCCAACGCCGCCTACATCCTGCGCAACGCCGAACGCGCCTTCGCCGGCCTGGACCGGCTGACCGGCGACGAGGCCGCCACCGCCCGCCGCCTGCTCCATCTCGCCTGCCAGAAAGTGTGA
- a CDS encoding GntR family transcriptional regulator, translating to MSGFDLTLLEHDNLGGTIYQKLCEALMKGAFKPNDRLKIRDLADRLGTSVTPVRDAILRLVQDQALVLRSPRDIRVPMLTRATYLEIRDIRVNLEGLAAARAAEQATPVQIEALESLLKRNEEAMAAGNTALATELNQIFHFKVSEFADMPVLGDILRRLWLQMGPLIADVYGGAGRTMIDHHYPLMDAIRGHDGPAAARAIQADILLASGPILERIDGVHPEPLAV from the coding sequence ATGAGCGGGTTCGATCTCACCCTTCTCGAACACGACAATCTCGGCGGCACGATTTACCAGAAATTGTGCGAGGCCCTGATGAAGGGCGCCTTCAAGCCGAACGACCGCCTCAAGATCCGCGATCTGGCCGACCGGCTGGGGACGAGCGTCACGCCGGTGCGCGACGCCATCCTGCGGCTGGTGCAGGATCAGGCCCTGGTGCTGCGCTCGCCGCGCGACATCCGCGTCCCGATGCTGACCCGGGCCACCTACCTGGAGATCCGCGACATCCGGGTCAATCTGGAGGGGCTGGCCGCCGCCCGCGCCGCCGAACAGGCCACGCCCGTCCAGATCGAAGCCCTGGAATCGCTGCTCAAGCGCAACGAGGAGGCGATGGCCGCCGGCAACACCGCGCTGGCCACCGAGCTCAACCAGATCTTCCATTTCAAGGTGTCCGAGTTCGCGGACATGCCGGTGCTCGGCGACATTCTGCGGCGGCTCTGGCTCCAGATGGGACCGTTGATCGCCGACGTCTACGGCGGCGCCGGGCGCACGATGATCGACCATCACTACCCGCTGATGGACGCCATCCGCGGCCACGACGGTCCCGCCGCCGCCCGCGCCATCCAGGCCGACATCCTGCTGGCCAGCGGCCCGATCCTGGAGAGGATCGACGGCGTGCATCCCGAGCCGCTCGCCGTCTGA
- a CDS encoding pyridoxamine 5'-phosphate oxidase family protein yields the protein MGETTKTLPIWHEGETFLQQKVGAGVAERMAMVGQRVIRDFMPDQHRDFYAQLPFLVIGSADPDGDAWATVLEGRPGFLSSPSPTLLDIAARPNAGDPAAAGLIDGAPVGLLGIEMNTRRRNRMNGIAATTPTGFRVTVDQSFGNCPRYIQLRDATQARDPGQPFAGSVEELTALDPAARAVIEAADAFFVASYADRGDHRQVDVSHRGGKAGFVRVAGDGTLTIPDFDGNLFFATLGNILLNGKAGLLFVDFASGDLLQMTGDAALVLDSPEIAAFQGAERLWTFKARKVVRRRGALALRWTMRADGWSPSSLMTGDWGQAADRLRAEETAARWRPMTVMDIVEESATIRSFHLRPTDGAGLLPHLAGQHLPIRVTPAGAEKPVVRTYTLSVAPSDGIYRISVKREGLVSRHLHDHVRVGDVIEARGPAGGFTIDARATRPAVLLAGGVGITPLLAMLRHVVYEGLRTQRIRPTILVHAARSKAERPFDREIADLVTAANGAVRLVRVLSDPGEAVPGVDYDAVGRIDMALLTRILGFNDYDFYLCGPPAFTQALYDGLRGLNIADDRIHAEAFGPSSLKRTGGTAEAAAAPVRRPPATKPVPVTFMNALKEARWTPGSGTLLELAEARGLDPAFSCREGTCGTCRTKLLKGAVTYVKEPSAAVAADEVLLCCAVPAEAETGESAPLQLAL from the coding sequence ATGGGCGAGACCACGAAGACGCTGCCGATCTGGCATGAGGGCGAAACGTTCCTGCAGCAGAAGGTCGGCGCCGGCGTCGCCGAACGGATGGCGATGGTGGGGCAGCGGGTCATCCGCGACTTCATGCCCGACCAGCACCGCGACTTCTACGCCCAACTCCCCTTCCTCGTGATCGGCAGCGCCGACCCGGACGGCGATGCCTGGGCGACCGTGCTGGAAGGCCGGCCCGGCTTCCTGTCCTCGCCGTCGCCGACCCTTCTCGACATCGCCGCGCGTCCGAACGCCGGCGATCCCGCGGCGGCCGGCCTGATCGACGGCGCGCCGGTCGGCCTCCTCGGCATCGAGATGAACACGCGGCGGCGCAACCGCATGAACGGCATCGCCGCGACGACGCCCACGGGCTTCCGCGTCACTGTCGACCAGAGCTTCGGCAACTGCCCCCGCTACATCCAGTTGCGCGACGCCACGCAGGCCCGCGACCCCGGCCAGCCCTTCGCCGGTTCCGTCGAGGAGCTGACGGCCCTCGACCCGGCGGCGCGGGCGGTGATCGAAGCGGCGGACGCCTTCTTCGTCGCCTCCTATGCCGACCGCGGCGACCATCGCCAAGTCGACGTGTCGCATCGCGGCGGCAAGGCCGGCTTCGTCCGGGTGGCCGGGGACGGCACGCTCACCATTCCCGATTTCGACGGCAACCTCTTCTTCGCCACGCTCGGCAACATCCTGCTCAATGGGAAGGCGGGGCTGCTCTTCGTCGATTTCGCCAGCGGCGACCTGCTGCAGATGACCGGCGACGCCGCGCTGGTCCTGGACTCGCCGGAGATCGCCGCCTTCCAGGGCGCCGAGCGGCTGTGGACGTTCAAGGCGCGCAAGGTCGTCCGCCGGCGCGGCGCCCTGGCCCTGCGCTGGACGATGCGGGCGGACGGCTGGTCGCCCAGCTCCCTGATGACCGGCGACTGGGGCCAAGCCGCCGACCGGCTGCGCGCGGAGGAAACGGCAGCGCGCTGGCGGCCGATGACGGTGATGGACATCGTCGAGGAAAGCGCCACCATCCGCTCCTTCCATCTGCGACCGACCGACGGCGCGGGGCTGCTGCCGCATCTGGCCGGCCAACATCTGCCCATCCGCGTCACCCCGGCGGGCGCCGAGAAGCCGGTCGTCCGGACCTACACGCTGTCCGTCGCCCCGTCGGACGGGATCTACCGGATCAGCGTCAAGCGCGAGGGGCTGGTGTCGCGGCACCTGCACGACCACGTCCGGGTCGGCGACGTCATCGAGGCGCGCGGGCCGGCGGGCGGCTTCACCATCGACGCCCGCGCGACGCGGCCGGCGGTGCTGCTGGCCGGCGGCGTCGGCATCACGCCGCTGCTCGCGATGCTGCGCCATGTGGTCTACGAGGGACTGCGCACGCAGCGCATCCGCCCGACGATCCTGGTCCACGCCGCGCGCTCCAAGGCGGAACGACCGTTCGACCGGGAAATCGCCGACCTCGTGACGGCGGCGAACGGCGCCGTCCGGCTCGTCCGCGTCCTCAGCGATCCCGGCGAGGCCGTGCCGGGCGTCGATTACGACGCCGTGGGCCGCATCGACATGGCGCTGCTGACGCGCATCCTCGGCTTCAACGATTACGACTTCTACCTCTGCGGACCGCCCGCCTTCACCCAGGCGCTCTACGATGGCCTGCGCGGCCTCAACATCGCCGACGACCGGATTCACGCCGAGGCGTTCGGGCCGTCGTCCCTGAAGCGGACGGGCGGGACCGCGGAGGCCGCCGCCGCACCGGTGCGCCGCCCGCCCGCGACCAAGCCGGTGCCGGTCACCTTCATGAACGCGCTCAAGGAGGCGCGCTGGACGCCCGGCTCCGGCACGCTGCTCGAACTCGCCGAAGCGCGCGGCCTCGATCCCGCCTTCAGTTGCCGCGAGGGCACCTGTGGGACCTGCCGCACCAAGCTGCTCAAGGGCGCCGTCACCTACGTCAAGGAGCCGAGCGCCGCGGTCGCCGCCGACGAGGTGCTGCTGTGCTGCGCCGTCCCCGCCGAAGCGGAGACGGGCGAGAGCGCGCCCCTGCAACTCGCGCTCTGA